A genome region from Setaria italica strain Yugu1 chromosome III, Setaria_italica_v2.0, whole genome shotgun sequence includes the following:
- the LOC101785901 gene encoding protein SCARECROW produces the protein MQDSLSLMQFHDPYLYGGGAGGANLPLSSHSFLPHHHDFVHADDRCPGKDVPEFVDQAAAEVSCEQELAVSKEVSEGGGDGAVEEQNNGAATTAARGEEEAHGVRMIALLMECAVAVSVGNLADANGMLLELAQMASPYAPSCGERLVAYFTKAMAARLMSSWVGICAPLAPPFAAVHAAFRAFYNVSPLARFAYLACNQGILEAFHGKCLVHIVDLDVVPGGALQWLSLLPALAARPGGPPVLRVTGFGMSASALHDTGNQLAGLASKLGVPFEFYAVARRPGDDADAAAAAVPSRRPGEALAVHWLRHALYDAAGDDGATMRLVRWLEPKVLTLVEQERGAPGDGGGGAGNERGHFLDRFVSALHHYSALFDSLGASRPADEDASRHLVEHGVLGREIGNVLAVGGPSRSGRDKFGCWQTELARHGFLRAGGGGRAQLVAGACPAGLGYTVADDQDGTVRLGWKGTPLYAVSTWTWCPSPHAQR, from the coding sequence ATGCAGGATTCTCTGAGCTTGATGCAGTTCCATGATCCGTACctctacggcggcggcgctggtggcgcCAACCTGCCACTGTCGTCACACTCTTTCTTGCCTCATCACCATGATTTTGTTCACGCCGATGACCGTTGCCCTGGCAAGGACGTGCCGGAGTTCGTCGACCAGGCCGCGGCCGAGGTAAGCTGCGAGCAGGAGTTGGCAGTGAGCAAGGAGGTCTCTGAGGGAGGAGGCGATGGCGCGGTGGAGGAGCAGAACAAcggcgcggcgacgacggccgccaggggcgaggaggaggctcACGGCGTGCGGATGATCGCGCTGCTCATGGAGTGCGCGGTGGCCGTGTCGGTGGGCAACCTCGCGGACGCCAACGGGATGCTCCTGGAGCTGGCGCAGATGGCGTCCCCGTACGCGCCGTCGTGCGGGGAGCGGCTCGTGGCCTACTTCACCaaggccatggcggcgcggcTGATGAGCTCGTGGGTCGGCATCTGcgcgccgctggcgccgccgttcgccgccgTCCACGCCGCGTTCAGGGCCTTCTACAACGTCTCACCGCTCGCGAGGTTCGCCTACCTGGCGTGCAACCAGGGCATCCTGGAGGCGTTCCACGGCAAGTGCCTCGTCCACATTGTCGACCTCGACGTCGTGCCGGGCGGCGCGCTGCAGTGGCTCTCGCTTCTGCCCGCGCTGGCAGCGCGCCCGGGTGGCCCGCCGGTGCTCCGCGTGACCGGGTTCGGCATGTCGGCGTCGGCGCTCCACGACACCGGCAACCAGCTCGCCGGGCTTGCGAGCAAGCTGGGCGTGCCGTTCGAGTTCTACGCCGTCGCGAGGCGGCCCGGggacgacgccgacgcggcggcggcggccgtgcccaGCAGGAGGCCGGGGGAGGCCCTGGCCGTGCACTGGCTGCGGCACGCCTTGTACGACGCGGCCGGGGACGACGGCGCCACGATGCGGCTGGTGCGGTGGCTGGAGCCGAAGGTGCTGACGCTGGTGGAGCAGGAGCGAGGAGCGcccggggacggcggcggcggcgcggggaacGAACGCGGCCACTTCCTGGACCGGTTCGTCTCCGCGCTGCACCACTACTCGGCGCTGTTCGACTCCCTGGGCGCGTCGCGGCCGGCCGACGAGGACGCGAGCAGGCACCTGGTGGAGCACGGCGTGCTCGGCAGGGAGATCGGGAACGTGCTGGCGGTGGGCGGGCCGTCGCGGAGCGGGCGGGACAAATTCGGGTGCTGGCAGACGGAGCTCGCCCGGCACGGGTTCCtgcgcgccggcggaggcgggcgcgcgCAGCTGGTGGCCGGGGCGTGCCCGGCGGGGTTGGGCTACACGGTGGCGGACGACCAGGACGGCACGGTGCGGCTGGGGTGGAAGGGCACGCCGCTGTACGCGGTCTCCACGTGGACGTGGTGCCCTTCGCCCCACGCACAGCGTTAA